A region of Maribacter algicola DNA encodes the following proteins:
- the proC gene encoding pyrroline-5-carboxylate reductase, protein MKIAIIGAGNLGLSIAKGILNSNGATSMYLTKRNVRSISEYEKYGNVTVTADNREAVAKCDILIFAVQPGHFASILESVKDLFTDNHVIISTITGFELKRIEEVIGTDRYIIRSMPNTAISVGESMTCICSNEKGKKRIDLAKAIFNRMGHSMEIPESQMQAATVICASGIAFWMRLIRATTQGAIQLGFDAKEAQELAMHTCNGAAKLLIESGNHPEEEIDRVTTPMGCTIQGLNEMEHQGLSSSLIQGIVASYDKITEFKKR, encoded by the coding sequence ATGAAAATAGCGATCATAGGAGCAGGTAATCTGGGCCTTTCCATAGCCAAAGGCATTTTGAACAGTAACGGTGCCACGAGCATGTACCTGACCAAACGTAATGTAAGGTCCATTTCTGAATATGAGAAATATGGCAATGTCACTGTCACGGCTGACAATAGGGAAGCGGTGGCCAAATGCGATATCCTGATTTTTGCGGTACAGCCAGGGCATTTTGCAAGTATTCTGGAAAGTGTGAAAGACCTCTTCACGGACAATCATGTCATTATCTCCACCATCACAGGTTTTGAGTTGAAAAGGATCGAGGAAGTAATTGGAACAGACCGTTATATTATACGAAGTATGCCCAATACGGCCATTTCAGTAGGGGAATCCATGACCTGCATCTGCAGCAATGAAAAAGGAAAAAAACGGATCGATTTGGCCAAAGCTATTTTCAATAGGATGGGCCATTCCATGGAAATACCGGAATCCCAAATGCAGGCGGCCACGGTAATCTGTGCCAGTGGAATCGCCTTCTGGATGCGTCTGATCCGTGCCACTACCCAAGGTGCCATTCAATTGGGTTTTGACGCGAAAGAAGCCCAGGAATTGGCCATGCACACCTGCAACGGAGCCGCAAAACTCTTGATAGAAAGTGGCAACCATCCGGAAGAAGAAATAGACAGGGTTACCACCCCCATGGGGTGTACCATACAAGGACTGAACGAAATGGAACACCAAGGCTTAAGTTCATCCTTGATCCAGGGTATCGTGGCCTCCTATGATAAAATAACCGAGTTTAAGAAACGATAA